From the genome of Mesorhizobium japonicum MAFF 303099, one region includes:
- a CDS encoding Lrp/AsnC family transcriptional regulator, with amino-acid sequence MILTTEDQLDRIDRNILSALASNGRLSMSELAARVGLSKTPVQARVKRLEKDGYIRGYQAIIDRERMGEGHVAFVQVKLSDTRSAALDAFNRSVQAVPEIEQCHMMASSFDYLLKVRTRDIAAYRRVLGERISALPHVAQTSTFVAMETVKDR; translated from the coding sequence GTGATTTTGACAACAGAAGACCAATTGGACCGCATCGACCGCAACATCCTGTCGGCGCTGGCCAGCAATGGCCGGCTTTCCATGTCGGAACTCGCGGCCAGGGTCGGCCTCTCCAAGACGCCGGTGCAGGCGCGCGTCAAGCGGCTGGAAAAGGACGGCTATATCAGGGGCTACCAGGCGATCATCGACCGCGAGCGCATGGGCGAAGGCCATGTCGCCTTCGTCCAGGTGAAATTGTCCGACACGCGTTCCGCCGCGCTCGACGCTTTCAACCGGTCTGTGCAGGCCGTGCCGGAGATCGAGCAGTGCCACATGATGGCGTCAAGCTTCGATTACCTGCTGAAGGTCCGCACCCGGGACATCGCCGCCTACCGCCGGGTGTTGGGCGAGCGCATCTCGGCGCTGCCGCACGTCGCCCAGACCTCGACCTTCGTGGCGATGGAGACGGTGAAGGATCGCTGA
- a CDS encoding cytochrome-c peroxidase, which yields MKRLFCLLALMVAVILVGCGKPDFSDAEKKTIASLALNTLPSLKPDTTNRIADVPAAAALGSTLFFDLGMSRDGTVSCSTCHKIDRQFQDDLPQAVGVGRTNRRTMPLAGVARDPWFFWDGRRDSLWAQALTPLENPLEQAGNRTAYAHYIKTRFGERYERIFGPLPDFAGIPLNASPLGNDAERAAWNAMSDPQRDAINRVYANIGKAIAAFERSIEPAQTRFDRFALDLATGAEPKGDAVFTREEILGLKLFIGKANCVTCHNGPRFTDNSFHNTGVPPVADLPPDRGRVDAVAQVEADPFNCFGAYRDGDASACGELRFMVKDAPQLVRAYKTPSLRGAATRPPYMHAGQFSSLDEVVAHYAKAAPSVEGTTEIHPLQLSDRERAALVAFLRTLTE from the coding sequence ATGAAGCGCCTTTTTTGCCTTCTGGCGCTGATGGTCGCCGTCATCCTCGTGGGCTGCGGCAAGCCGGATTTTTCCGACGCGGAGAAGAAGACCATCGCCTCGCTGGCGTTGAACACGCTGCCGTCGCTGAAGCCCGACACCACCAATCGCATCGCCGACGTGCCGGCTGCCGCGGCGCTTGGCTCGACGCTGTTCTTCGATCTTGGGATGAGCCGGGATGGCACGGTGTCGTGCTCGACCTGCCACAAGATCGACCGCCAGTTCCAGGACGACCTGCCGCAAGCCGTGGGCGTAGGCCGCACCAACCGGCGCACCATGCCGCTGGCCGGTGTGGCGCGCGATCCCTGGTTCTTCTGGGACGGCCGCCGCGACAGCCTGTGGGCACAAGCGCTGACGCCGCTGGAAAACCCGCTGGAACAGGCGGGAAACCGTACTGCCTACGCGCACTACATCAAGACGCGCTTCGGCGAGCGCTATGAGCGCATTTTCGGGCCGCTGCCCGATTTTGCCGGCATTCCGTTGAATGCCAGTCCGCTCGGAAACGATGCCGAAAGGGCTGCCTGGAACGCGATGAGCGATCCGCAGCGCGACGCCATCAACCGCGTTTACGCCAATATCGGCAAGGCGATCGCGGCCTTCGAACGCTCGATCGAACCAGCGCAGACGCGCTTCGATCGCTTTGCGCTCGACCTTGCCACCGGCGCCGAGCCGAAGGGCGATGCCGTCTTCACGCGGGAAGAAATCCTCGGGCTGAAACTGTTCATCGGCAAGGCCAACTGCGTGACCTGCCACAATGGTCCGCGCTTCACCGACAATAGTTTTCACAACACCGGCGTGCCGCCCGTCGCCGACCTGCCGCCGGATCGCGGGCGCGTCGATGCGGTCGCACAAGTCGAAGCCGACCCGTTCAACTGCTTCGGTGCCTATCGCGATGGCGATGCCAGCGCCTGCGGCGAGCTGCGCTTCATGGTCAAGGATGCGCCACAACTCGTTCGCGCCTACAAGACGCCGTCACTGCGCGGCGCGGCCACCCGGCCACCCTACATGCATGCCGGGCAGTTTTCATCGCTCGACGAAGTGGTGGCGCACTATGCCAAGGCCGCGCCCAGTGTGGAGGGGACAACCGAGATTCACCCGCTGCAGCTGTCGGACCGCGAGCGCGCAGCGCTGGTGGCATTTTTGAGGACGCTGACGGAGTAG
- a CDS encoding FixH family protein: MASIWRYLLAGVGLAALLAGVLAVVYLTAPQSAQTVGPDVSRTKKTDNGLYMASFVPERGVVRQGELESWLLTLKTKTGASVERAAIAISGGMPQHNHGLPTSPQVTDYLGDGRYRIEGLKFTMSGWWQLRFAISSGAGSDTVLFNVVL; encoded by the coding sequence TTGGCATCGATATGGCGTTATCTCTTGGCGGGTGTTGGTCTGGCTGCTCTGCTGGCCGGCGTTCTTGCGGTCGTCTATCTGACCGCGCCGCAATCGGCGCAGACGGTCGGCCCGGATGTCTCGCGGACGAAGAAAACCGACAACGGGCTGTACATGGCGAGCTTCGTACCGGAACGGGGCGTGGTGCGGCAGGGCGAACTGGAATCCTGGCTGCTGACGCTGAAAACAAAGACAGGGGCTTCGGTGGAGCGAGCCGCGATCGCCATCTCCGGCGGCATGCCGCAACACAATCACGGCCTGCCGACCAGCCCGCAGGTGACCGACTATCTCGGCGATGGCCGTTACCGCATCGAGGGCCTGAAATTCACCATGAGCGGCTGGTGGCAACTTCGGTTCGCCATCTCGTCCGGCGCCGGCTCAGATACGGTGCTGTTCAACGTGGTGCTGTGA
- a CDS encoding sugar kinase, with amino-acid sequence MAGNGVASIGECMLELSGQTGPNWCMGFAGDTFNTLWALHALSEDRPATYVSAFGDDPFSQGQIGFFAENGIGIGSSPVIPGARPGLYAITLTGAERSFTYWRGDAAARQLASDPAALSKNLENQALVYFSGITLAILDDASRKTLLEAVTKARAAGSLIAFDPNYRPRLWRNRESAQAAIVEALGVTDVALPTFPDEQMLFGDETPRATAERLGQWVGEVIVKNGEQPALIAESGTLHDVPAIHVAAPVDTTGAGDSFNGGYLAARLAGHGPQEAASRAHRVAAAVVQVRGALAPFETLRAAFDS; translated from the coding sequence ATGGCGGGAAACGGTGTCGCCTCGATCGGTGAATGCATGCTCGAACTTTCGGGCCAGACCGGCCCGAACTGGTGCATGGGTTTTGCCGGCGACACGTTCAACACGCTGTGGGCGCTGCATGCGTTGAGCGAGGACCGGCCGGCAACCTATGTCTCGGCCTTCGGCGATGACCCCTTTTCGCAGGGCCAGATCGGCTTCTTCGCCGAAAACGGCATCGGCATCGGCTCCAGCCCGGTGATACCAGGTGCGCGGCCCGGCCTCTACGCGATCACGCTGACCGGCGCCGAGCGCTCCTTCACCTACTGGCGCGGCGACGCCGCCGCCCGGCAGCTTGCCTCGGATCCCGCTGCACTGTCGAAAAACCTTGAAAATCAGGCGCTTGTGTACTTTTCCGGAATCACTTTGGCAATTCTGGACGATGCCTCGCGCAAAACACTGCTGGAAGCCGTGACCAAGGCGCGCGCCGCTGGCTCGCTGATCGCCTTCGATCCCAATTATCGGCCACGGCTTTGGCGCAACCGCGAAAGCGCGCAGGCAGCAATCGTCGAGGCACTCGGCGTCACCGACGTCGCTCTGCCGACCTTCCCCGACGAGCAGATGCTGTTTGGTGATGAGACACCGCGGGCGACCGCCGAGCGGCTTGGACAATGGGTCGGCGAAGTCATCGTCAAGAACGGCGAACAGCCGGCGCTGATTGCCGAGAGCGGAACATTGCACGACGTGCCGGCGATCCATGTCGCGGCCCCCGTCGACACCACCGGCGCCGGCGACTCCTTCAATGGCGGCTATCTCGCGGCGCGTCTTGCCGGCCATGGGCCTCAGGAAGCGGCAAGCCGGGCGCATCGCGTCGCTGCCGCCGTGGTCCAGGTTCGCGGCGCCCTGGCGCCGTTCGAGACGCTACGGGCGGCGTTCGACAGCTGA
- a CDS encoding aldose epimerase family protein, which translates to MTMKDGEVFGTTQAGEPVRRFTIKGGGLTANIIGLGAIIQDLRLTGHDAPLVLGYNTLEAYEADNAFFGAVVGRYANRIRDGRFTIGGNRYQTERNFLGKHTLHGGSQGYSHRPWAVSLHGRDFVTLTLHDPDGAMGFPGALDVTCTYRLKIPGTLSVELTATCEEPTLCNLTQHSYFNLDDGGAGDILDHRMMLNAGAYLPVDSDMIPTGVVKPVDGTPFDFRQARPLRMETEGEQLPYDQNFCLASARGPLRQAAWTQGASSGVEMEVWTTEPGVQLYTGQYVTPRKGLDGRDYKAFSAFCLEPQIWPDAPNRPYFPQATLWPGAIYHHVTEYRFRLP; encoded by the coding sequence ATGACGATGAAGGACGGCGAGGTTTTTGGCACGACGCAGGCGGGCGAGCCGGTGCGCCGCTTCACCATCAAGGGCGGCGGCCTCACCGCCAACATCATCGGGCTCGGCGCGATCATCCAGGATTTGCGCCTGACCGGTCACGATGCGCCGCTGGTGCTCGGCTATAACACTCTGGAAGCCTACGAAGCCGACAACGCCTTCTTTGGCGCGGTGGTCGGCCGCTACGCCAACCGCATCCGCGACGGCCGCTTCACCATCGGTGGCAACCGCTACCAGACCGAGCGAAATTTCCTCGGCAAGCATACGCTGCATGGCGGCTCACAGGGCTATTCGCATCGGCCGTGGGCGGTTTCGCTGCATGGCCGGGACTTCGTCACGCTGACGCTGCACGATCCCGACGGAGCGATGGGCTTTCCCGGCGCGCTCGACGTCACCTGCACCTACCGGCTGAAGATCCCCGGTACGCTGAGCGTCGAGCTGACTGCGACCTGCGAGGAGCCGACGCTGTGCAATCTCACCCAGCACTCCTATTTCAACCTGGACGACGGCGGCGCCGGCGACATTCTCGACCACAGGATGATGCTGAACGCCGGCGCCTATCTGCCGGTCGACAGCGACATGATCCCGACCGGCGTGGTCAAGCCGGTCGACGGCACGCCCTTCGATTTCCGCCAGGCGCGGCCGCTGCGCATGGAAACCGAGGGCGAGCAGCTGCCCTACGACCAGAACTTCTGCCTCGCCTCGGCGCGCGGGCCGCTGCGGCAAGCGGCATGGACGCAAGGGGCGAGTTCCGGCGTCGAGATGGAGGTCTGGACCACGGAGCCAGGCGTCCAGCTCTACACCGGCCAGTATGTGACGCCGCGCAAGGGGCTGGACGGGCGGGACTACAAGGCCTTTTCCGCCTTCTGCCTGGAGCCGCAGATCTGGCCGGATGCGCCGAACCGGCCGTATTTCCCGCAGGCGACGCTATGGCCGGGTGCAATTTATCACCATGTGACGGAATACCGTTTCCGCCTGCCTTGA
- a CDS encoding NAD-dependent succinate-semialdehyde dehydrogenase: protein MLQKTSHFMRQANLINGEWVQADSGQTVDVNNPATGLKIGTVPKSGKAETRRAIEAADAAFKTWRKTTALERSKLLRKLHDAMMDNQDVLAELLTIEQGKSLFESKGEIGSAAAYILWFAEEGRRTYGDVVPSPWADRRILVTKEPVGVIAAITPWNFPSSMLARKLGPALAAGCTAVVKPASQTPYSGLAWGALAEEVGFPKGVVNILTGSASEIGDEICANPLVSKITFTGSTEVGKLLIQKSSVTVKKVSMELGGNAPFIVFDDADIERAVAGAITAKYRNSGQTCVCTNRFLVQAGVYDKFVEKLAAASNGLKVGSGLEEGVQQGPLIDEKAVEKVEELIADATSKGGKIVAGGKRHALGGSFFQPTVIANATPKMRFMKEEIFGPVAPVFKFETEAEAIALANDTEFGLACYFYTGDLGRAFRVMEGLKYGMVGVNEGLITTPEAPFGGVKESGLGKEGGHQGIEDYLDTKYVCIGGLGL from the coding sequence ATGCTTCAGAAAACCAGCCATTTCATGCGGCAGGCCAATCTCATCAACGGCGAATGGGTGCAGGCCGACAGCGGCCAGACGGTCGACGTCAACAACCCCGCCACCGGCCTCAAGATCGGCACCGTGCCGAAGTCGGGCAAGGCCGAGACCCGCCGCGCCATCGAGGCCGCGGACGCCGCCTTCAAGACCTGGCGCAAGACGACCGCGCTCGAGCGTTCGAAGCTCTTGCGCAAGCTGCATGACGCGATGATGGACAATCAGGACGTGCTGGCCGAGCTCTTGACCATCGAGCAGGGCAAGTCACTGTTCGAATCGAAGGGCGAGATCGGCTCGGCAGCGGCCTACATATTGTGGTTCGCCGAGGAAGGCCGCCGCACCTATGGCGACGTCGTGCCGTCGCCATGGGCGGACCGCCGCATCCTGGTGACCAAGGAACCGGTCGGCGTCATCGCCGCCATCACGCCGTGGAATTTCCCGTCCTCGATGCTGGCCCGCAAGCTCGGCCCGGCCCTCGCCGCCGGCTGCACCGCCGTGGTGAAGCCCGCCTCGCAGACGCCTTACTCGGGCCTCGCCTGGGGCGCGCTCGCCGAGGAAGTCGGCTTCCCCAAGGGCGTCGTCAACATCCTGACCGGTTCTGCCAGTGAGATCGGCGACGAGATCTGCGCCAATCCGCTGGTGTCGAAGATCACGTTCACCGGATCAACCGAAGTCGGCAAGCTGCTCATCCAGAAGTCGTCAGTCACCGTCAAGAAAGTGTCGATGGAGCTCGGCGGCAATGCGCCGTTTATCGTCTTCGACGATGCCGACATCGAGCGCGCGGTGGCCGGCGCGATCACCGCCAAATACCGCAATTCCGGCCAGACCTGCGTCTGCACCAACCGCTTCCTCGTCCAGGCTGGCGTCTATGACAAGTTCGTCGAGAAGCTGGCCGCCGCCAGCAACGGGCTGAAGGTCGGTTCCGGCCTCGAGGAAGGCGTGCAGCAGGGACCGCTGATCGACGAGAAGGCGGTCGAGAAGGTCGAGGAACTGATCGCCGACGCAACCTCCAAGGGCGGCAAGATTGTCGCCGGCGGCAAGCGTCATGCGCTGGGCGGCTCGTTCTTCCAGCCAACAGTGATCGCCAATGCGACGCCCAAGATGCGCTTCATGAAGGAAGAGATCTTTGGCCCGGTCGCGCCGGTGTTCAAGTTCGAGACCGAAGCGGAAGCCATCGCGCTCGCCAACGACACCGAATTCGGCCTCGCCTGCTATTTCTACACCGGCGATCTCGGCCGTGCTTTCCGTGTCATGGAAGGGCTGAAATACGGCATGGTCGGTGTCAATGAAGGCCTCATCACCACGCCAGAAGCGCCATTCGGCGGCGTCAAGGAATCGGGCCTCGGCAAGGAAGGCGGACATCAGGGCATCGAGGACTACCTCGATACCAAATATGTCTGTATCGGCGGCCTCGGCCTCTGA
- a CDS encoding AEC family transporter gives MSPLTETVLFVFSLVALGYLAGLTGYLRPASGEGISDFAVSVAMPLLLFQTMVKADFHGVAPWPLWGAYFTAVAITWAAGHLVTTRIFGRDARAGVVGGVSSAYSNVVLLGAPFILGIFGPSGFEVLSLLVSVHLPVMMMASIVLFEMFGRGGGEHVHPLRVLRSFLRRLFINPLIIGILLGLAWRLSGVPLPSLVMRLVDALANTAGPVALFAMGLSLRRFGVSGNVRPALALSALKLFLMPALVLAFVLLLGLPPLTAKVAVVVAALPSGINSYLIAVQFNTGQALASNQMTIATACAAVTTAFWLTVVLHVFG, from the coding sequence ATGTCTCCGCTTACAGAAACCGTGCTTTTCGTCTTCAGCCTCGTGGCGCTCGGCTATCTCGCCGGCTTGACCGGCTATCTCAGGCCGGCGAGCGGCGAGGGGATATCGGATTTCGCGGTCTCGGTGGCGATGCCGCTGCTTCTGTTCCAGACGATGGTGAAGGCTGATTTCCACGGCGTCGCGCCATGGCCGTTGTGGGGCGCTTATTTCACGGCGGTGGCGATCACCTGGGCCGCCGGCCATCTCGTCACCACGCGGATCTTCGGGCGCGACGCGCGCGCCGGCGTCGTCGGGGGCGTGTCATCAGCCTATTCCAACGTCGTGCTGCTCGGCGCTCCCTTCATCCTCGGCATATTCGGCCCGAGCGGCTTCGAAGTGCTGTCACTGCTGGTCTCCGTACACCTGCCGGTCATGATGATGGCCTCGATCGTGCTGTTCGAGATGTTCGGCCGTGGCGGTGGCGAACATGTGCATCCGCTGCGGGTGCTGCGCAGCTTCCTGCGGCGGCTGTTCATCAATCCGCTGATCATCGGCATCCTGCTCGGCCTGGCATGGCGGCTGAGCGGCGTGCCGCTGCCCAGCCTCGTCATGCGGCTGGTCGATGCACTGGCCAACACGGCAGGGCCGGTGGCGCTGTTTGCCATGGGGCTCAGCCTGCGCCGCTTCGGCGTTTCCGGCAATGTCCGGCCGGCGCTGGCGCTTTCGGCGCTGAAATTGTTCCTGATGCCGGCGCTGGTTCTTGCCTTCGTCTTGCTGCTCGGCCTGCCGCCCCTGACGGCCAAGGTGGCGGTGGTGGTGGCGGCGCTCCCGTCCGGTATCAACTCCTATCTCATCGCCGTACAGTTCAACACGGGCCAGGCGCTGGCATCGAACCAGATGACCATCGCCACCGCTTGCGCCGCCGTCACCACGGCTTTCTGGTTGACGGTTGTCCTGCATGTCTTTGGCTAG